A single bacterium DNA region contains:
- a CDS encoding diguanylate cyclase, with protein sequence MPLTRSGAAGRVWREFQSVFSEFSGLSVQTFDAKGAPVQPLPVLPPLCAFLHRQPETLAACQKDCFRKAGTCRESRRVLAARCYAGLSYRIVPLRRLGKPHAVIIVGRALTEVLGEEQRRGFIARYRLSNQAFLESQAGVRSLGATELDRVASFVRTLATGFVAADSRLQHRHGLLARRGELLDLARRAAAFHQRGPGEVRELLQSLATTFGAAGAALLLPLEGADGHEVLASVGLGEDGLHALAEQDWRSRFAQAGDTTFLAYERREEMIRAGFDVPQGALAVQRLTHGPWDVGYLALAGATLSRRERDLLASASEFLVARVVHRHCRELAVQREQESDLLGRLAEKCLTARSVDEILPLALDAAMRGLRARRGSILLAEERGRITARALRGDHAPISASIEVLPPGSISHRVFHDRKPILIHDIDREPHLKREREYPYSSRSFVSVPLRDDGHALGVLHLTEREGEEAFTPRDLAWLERLSVQASGAIRKARLEQEVEQLRVACVTDHLTGVHNRRYLEEQLALELQRAQRFGQPLTVGMLDLDDFKALNDELGHESGDRVLREVAAAVRAQLRAVDAIARYGGDEFAVVLPGTGERGAAAIAERIRARVQAVPLPDGASSRVSCTVSIGLAVTHGAAESAADLLQRADQALLQAKRGGRNTALLAHGVPA encoded by the coding sequence ATGCCGTTGACACGCAGCGGTGCCGCGGGCCGGGTCTGGCGCGAGTTTCAGTCGGTGTTCTCGGAGTTCTCCGGCCTGTCCGTGCAGACCTTCGACGCGAAGGGAGCGCCCGTCCAGCCGCTCCCGGTCCTGCCGCCGCTCTGCGCGTTCCTTCACCGACAGCCGGAGACGCTGGCCGCGTGCCAGAAGGACTGCTTCCGCAAGGCGGGGACGTGCAGGGAATCCCGGCGGGTCCTTGCCGCGCGGTGCTACGCGGGCCTCAGCTACCGCATCGTCCCGCTGCGGCGGCTCGGCAAGCCGCACGCCGTGATCATCGTCGGGCGGGCGCTCACCGAGGTGCTCGGGGAAGAGCAGCGCCGCGGCTTCATCGCCCGGTACCGCCTGTCGAACCAGGCGTTCCTCGAGAGCCAGGCCGGGGTGCGATCGCTCGGCGCCACCGAGCTCGACCGCGTCGCGTCGTTCGTGCGCACCCTGGCGACCGGTTTCGTCGCGGCGGACTCCCGCCTGCAGCACCGTCACGGGCTGCTGGCGCGCCGCGGCGAGTTGCTCGACCTGGCGCGGCGGGCCGCCGCCTTCCACCAGCGCGGGCCGGGTGAGGTCCGGGAGCTGCTCCAGTCCCTCGCGACCACGTTCGGCGCCGCGGGCGCGGCGCTCCTGCTGCCGCTGGAGGGGGCGGACGGGCACGAGGTGCTGGCATCGGTCGGCCTCGGCGAGGACGGCCTGCACGCGCTCGCCGAGCAGGACTGGCGGTCGCGCTTCGCGCAGGCGGGGGACACCACGTTCCTCGCGTACGAGCGCCGGGAGGAGATGATCAGGGCCGGCTTCGATGTGCCCCAGGGCGCGCTCGCGGTGCAGCGTCTGACCCACGGGCCCTGGGACGTGGGCTACCTCGCGCTGGCCGGCGCGACGCTCTCACGCCGCGAGCGCGACCTGCTGGCGTCCGCCTCGGAGTTCCTCGTCGCGCGCGTCGTGCACCGGCACTGCCGGGAGCTCGCCGTCCAGCGCGAGCAGGAGTCGGATCTGCTCGGCAGGCTCGCGGAGAAGTGCCTCACGGCGCGCAGCGTGGACGAGATCCTCCCGCTCGCCCTTGATGCGGCAATGCGCGGCCTCAGGGCGCGCCGCGGCTCGATCCTGCTGGCCGAGGAGCGCGGCCGGATCACCGCGCGCGCGCTGCGGGGGGACCACGCGCCGATCTCCGCCTCCATCGAGGTCCTGCCCCCGGGCTCGATCTCCCACCGCGTGTTCCACGACCGGAAGCCGATCCTCATCCACGACATCGACCGGGAGCCGCACCTCAAGCGCGAGCGCGAGTACCCCTACTCGTCGCGCTCGTTCGTCTCGGTGCCCCTGCGGGACGACGGCCACGCCCTGGGCGTGCTGCACCTGACGGAGCGCGAGGGCGAGGAGGCGTTCACGCCACGCGACCTCGCCTGGCTGGAGCGCCTGAGCGTGCAGGCCTCGGGGGCGATACGCAAGGCGCGCCTCGAGCAGGAGGTCGAGCAGCTGCGCGTCGCCTGCGTGACCGACCACCTCACGGGCGTCCACAACCGGCGCTATCTCGAGGAGCAGCTGGCGCTCGAGCTGCAGCGCGCGCAGCGCTTCGGCCAACCGCTCACCGTCGGCATGCTCGACCTGGACGATTTCAAGGCGCTCAACGACGAGCTGGGTCACGAGTCCGGCGACCGGGTGCTGCGGGAGGTCGCCGCCGCGGTCCGGGCTCAGTTGCGCGCCGTCGACGCCATCGCCCGCTACGGCGGGGACGAGTTCGCCGTGGTGCTCCCCGGCACCGGCGAGCGTGGCGCGGCGGCCATCGCCGAGCGCATCCGCGCGCGGGTGCAGGCGGTCCCGCTTCCCGACGGCGCCTCCTCGCGCGTCTCGTGCACCGTGAGCATCGGCCTCGCCGTCACCCACGGCGCAGCCGAGTCGGCCGCGGACCTGCTCCAGCGGGCCGACCAGGCCCTCCTGCAGGCGAAGCGGGGGGGACGGAACACGGCCCTTCTCGCGCACGGCGTTCCCGCGTAG